Proteins encoded together in one Gaiella occulta window:
- the erpA gene encoding iron-sulfur cluster insertion protein ErpA has protein sequence MEIAERPTDVLLTLTPTAAAKVRELMAEEPDADATVLRVAIQGGGCSGFQYGLGFDTAPGEGDVELEFEGVRVVVDPFSAPYLQGATIDFLTGLQESGFKIDNPNAASSCGCGHSFQVAEGEEAPEASAGGCGSGCSH, from the coding sequence ATGGAGATCGCCGAACGCCCCACGGACGTCCTGCTCACCCTCACGCCCACTGCGGCCGCCAAGGTGCGGGAGTTGATGGCCGAGGAGCCGGACGCCGACGCGACGGTGCTGCGCGTCGCGATCCAGGGAGGCGGCTGCTCCGGCTTCCAGTACGGTCTCGGCTTCGACACGGCGCCGGGCGAGGGCGACGTCGAGCTCGAGTTCGAGGGCGTGCGCGTGGTCGTCGACCCGTTCAGCGCGCCCTACCTCCAGGGGGCGACGATCGACTTCCTCACCGGCCTGCAGGAGTCCGGGTTCAAGATCGACAACCCGAACGCCGCCTCGTCGTGCGGCTGCGGCCACTCGTTCCAGGTCGCCGAGGGCGAAGAGGCGCCCGAGGCGAGCGCCGGCGGCTGCGGCTCCGGCTGCTCGCACTGA
- a CDS encoding phytanoyl-CoA dioxygenase family protein — protein MQPTQQQIEDYRRDGFVVVERFLEADELEGLRGRYASAFAHEWETGLQPDEVNYQPGVTPPDKTRQLCNVWKADRTLAATVLARRNAEFGARLAGVPGLRLVQDNAIWKPPSGKALLCHQDAAYVGWLEPPNMTTCWMALDDTSADAGTIYYVRGSSHWPRFPAGGSFHAPEDWLGYVHEVMPPGEELDLVPIEVPAGGAAFHDGWTFHGSPPNERADKERRALVSHMVSTETRWADGAKPHPIYSKYRRPGERELDEAFFPVMWREDGYRTGWLDAWCAPASAGRRP, from the coding sequence GTGCAGCCGACACAGCAGCAGATCGAGGACTACCGGCGCGACGGGTTCGTCGTCGTCGAGCGTTTTCTCGAGGCGGACGAGCTCGAAGGGCTGCGCGGCCGCTACGCTTCGGCGTTCGCGCACGAGTGGGAGACGGGCCTGCAGCCCGACGAGGTCAACTACCAGCCGGGCGTCACCCCGCCCGACAAGACCCGGCAGCTCTGCAACGTCTGGAAGGCCGACCGGACGCTCGCCGCCACGGTGCTCGCCCGCCGCAACGCCGAGTTCGGGGCCCGCCTCGCCGGTGTGCCCGGCCTGCGCCTCGTGCAGGACAACGCGATCTGGAAGCCGCCGTCCGGGAAGGCGCTCCTGTGCCACCAGGACGCCGCCTACGTCGGCTGGCTCGAGCCGCCGAACATGACGACGTGCTGGATGGCCCTCGACGACACGAGCGCGGACGCGGGCACGATCTACTACGTGCGCGGATCCAGCCACTGGCCGCGCTTCCCCGCCGGCGGCTCCTTCCACGCGCCCGAGGACTGGCTCGGGTACGTGCACGAGGTGATGCCGCCGGGCGAGGAGCTCGACCTCGTACCGATCGAGGTTCCCGCAGGAGGGGCCGCCTTCCACGACGGCTGGACGTTCCACGGCTCGCCTCCGAACGAGCGTGCCGACAAGGAGCGTCGCGCGCTCGTCAGCCACATGGTCTCGACGGAGACGCGCTGGGCCGACGGGGCGAAGCCTCATCCCATCTACTCGAAGTACCGCCGCCCGGGCGAGCGGGAGCTCGACGAGGCGTTCTTCCCCGTCATGTGGCGCGAGGACGGCTATCGCACGGGATGGCTCGACGCGTGGTGCGCGCCGGCGAGCGCGGGTCGCCGGCCCTGA
- a CDS encoding FadR/GntR family transcriptional regulator → MGKARELALAPLRSEGAVEQVVRRLGEAIGTGVLAPGERLPAEQQLAARLGVAPMTLRQALAILRDAGFVETRRGRAGGSFVRPDAPGALPEPSATPPTAARLRELTDFRRAISGEASALAAARASGATVHDLRAADAAVAASAGDAAAFRLADARFHVAVAEASRSERLIAAETQVQAELGEILRFAPGPAAARRISQAGHAAIVAAIAAGDEQAARVEAVRHAEATHDWIVGLRLGLGRAQVAGRPAACE, encoded by the coding sequence TTGGGCAAGGCCCGAGAGCTCGCGCTTGCGCCGCTGCGGTCGGAGGGGGCCGTCGAGCAGGTCGTGCGCCGGCTCGGCGAGGCGATCGGTACGGGCGTGCTCGCCCCCGGCGAGCGGCTCCCTGCCGAGCAGCAGCTCGCCGCCCGGCTCGGCGTCGCGCCGATGACGCTGCGGCAGGCGCTCGCGATCCTGCGCGACGCCGGCTTCGTCGAGACGCGGCGCGGCCGCGCGGGCGGCTCGTTCGTGCGGCCGGACGCTCCTGGCGCGCTGCCGGAGCCGTCGGCGACGCCGCCGACCGCCGCGCGCCTGCGCGAGTTGACGGACTTCCGCCGCGCGATCTCGGGCGAGGCCTCCGCGCTCGCTGCCGCGCGGGCCTCGGGCGCGACGGTGCACGATCTGCGCGCCGCCGACGCGGCCGTGGCGGCGAGCGCCGGCGACGCAGCCGCGTTCCGCCTCGCGGACGCGCGCTTCCACGTCGCCGTCGCGGAGGCGTCCCGCTCGGAGCGACTGATCGCGGCGGAGACGCAGGTGCAGGCCGAGCTCGGCGAGATCCTGCGCTTCGCGCCCGGGCCGGCCGCGGCCCGCAGGATCTCGCAGGCCGGTCACGCCGCCATCGTCGCGGCGATCGCGGCGGGGGACGAGCAGGCCGCCCGCGTCGAAGCGGTGCGGCATGCCGAGGCGACCCACGACTGGATCGTCGGACTCCGCCTCGGCCTCGGACGCGCGCAGGTGGCCGGTCGACCAGCCGCCTGTGAGTAG
- a CDS encoding FAD-dependent oxidoreductase encodes MSPERPLRVAVVGSGPAGFYAAGQLLAADPPVEVDMFDRLPTPWGLVRLGVAPDHPNIKAVSRVFERIAQRPGFRFFGNVEIGRDLDHDDLASAYDAVLYAVGAQADRRMGIPGEDLPGSWPATAFVAWYNGHPDYHGIPFDLSARRAVVVGNGNVAVDVARMLALTPEELASTDTADDAIAAIVEGGIEEIVVLGRRGPAQAAFTTPELIELTELAGADLIVDPADLELDPASAAALEDDTAIARRNVEVLREAAARPPQGRPKAVRLRFCVSPVAILGDGRVEAVEVVHNELVSDDRGRITAVPGGTREVIECGLVLRSVGYRGVPLPGVPFDERTCTIPNRGGRVVGADGAVLPGLYCAGWIKRGPSGVIGTNKKDAAETVELLLEDARAGTLPRASGGDVAELLAARGVAAVSHAGWQAIDARERALGEEQGRPRVKLCRWDELLGAARAVESGGRALLP; translated from the coding sequence ATGAGCCCCGAGCGCCCCCTCCGCGTCGCGGTCGTCGGGTCCGGCCCGGCGGGGTTCTACGCTGCAGGCCAGCTCCTCGCGGCCGACCCGCCCGTCGAGGTCGACATGTTCGACCGGCTGCCGACGCCGTGGGGGCTCGTGCGGCTCGGCGTCGCGCCCGACCACCCGAACATCAAGGCCGTCTCGCGCGTGTTCGAGCGCATCGCGCAGCGCCCAGGGTTCCGCTTCTTCGGCAACGTCGAGATCGGCCGCGATCTCGACCACGACGATCTCGCCTCCGCCTACGACGCGGTCCTCTACGCCGTCGGCGCCCAGGCCGACCGGCGCATGGGCATTCCCGGCGAGGACCTGCCCGGCTCGTGGCCCGCTACCGCGTTCGTCGCCTGGTACAACGGCCACCCCGACTACCACGGCATCCCGTTCGACCTCTCCGCGCGCCGTGCGGTGGTGGTCGGCAACGGCAACGTGGCGGTCGACGTCGCCCGCATGCTCGCGCTCACGCCCGAGGAGCTCGCCTCCACGGACACCGCCGACGACGCGATCGCGGCGATCGTCGAGGGCGGCATCGAGGAGATCGTCGTGCTCGGCCGCCGCGGTCCCGCACAGGCCGCGTTCACGACGCCCGAGTTGATCGAGCTGACCGAGCTGGCCGGCGCCGACCTGATCGTCGACCCCGCCGACCTCGAGCTCGACCCGGCGAGCGCCGCCGCGCTCGAGGACGACACAGCGATCGCCCGGCGCAACGTCGAGGTGCTCCGAGAGGCGGCCGCCCGCCCGCCGCAGGGCAGGCCGAAGGCGGTGCGGCTGCGCTTCTGCGTGTCGCCCGTGGCGATCCTCGGCGACGGTCGTGTCGAGGCGGTGGAGGTCGTCCACAACGAGCTCGTGAGCGACGACCGCGGGCGTATCACGGCGGTTCCGGGCGGGACGCGCGAGGTGATCGAGTGCGGCCTCGTGCTGCGCAGCGTCGGCTACCGCGGCGTTCCGCTCCCCGGCGTGCCGTTCGACGAGCGCACGTGCACGATCCCGAACCGCGGCGGACGCGTGGTCGGCGCCGACGGGGCGGTGCTGCCGGGGCTCTACTGCGCCGGCTGGATCAAGCGCGGCCCGAGCGGCGTCATCGGCACGAACAAGAAGGACGCCGCCGAGACCGTGGAGCTCCTGCTCGAGGACGCCCGTGCGGGAACGCTTCCGCGCGCGAGCGGCGGCGACGTGGCAGAGCTGCTCGCCGCCCGCGGCGTCGCGGCGGTCTCGCACGCCGGCTGGCAGGCGATCGACGCGCGCGAGCGGGCCCTCGGCGAGGAGCAGGGACGGCCGCGCGTGAAGCTGTGCAGGTGGGACGAGCTGCTCGGCGCCGCTCGCGCCGTGGAATCAGGTGGGAGGGCGCTCCTTCCGTAG
- a CDS encoding class II fumarate hydratase has protein sequence MSGAKLWGGETDKAVNNFPVSGEPIPASVAHWLGRIKAAAARANADLGLLDAEMAQRIADAGDRVAAGEFDDQFPIDVFQTGSGTSSNMNANEVIAALAGEGVHPNDHVNMGQSSNDVFPSAVHLAALDGAVNDLLPSMEQLARSLEAKAAAFDDVVKSGRTHLMDAVPVTLGQEFGGYAAQVRQGIARVQDALPRLGQIPLGGTAVGTGLNTHPDFAAKVRGLLHASSGLPVSPPADPFESQAARDGLVELSGALKVVAVSYTKIANDLRLMGSGPRAGLAELFLPELQKGSSIMPGKVNPVIPEVVTQVAAQVIGNDAAITVGGMQGHFELNVFIPVMARNLIQSITLLASASRLLAEKCVDGIEANRAQCERYAELTLSAATALNPHIGYDRAAEIVKTAAASGRSLREVAREAGVEESILDEALDYHTMAKPHG, from the coding sequence ATGAGCGGCGCGAAGCTGTGGGGCGGCGAGACCGACAAGGCCGTGAACAACTTCCCCGTCTCCGGCGAGCCTATTCCGGCGTCCGTGGCGCACTGGCTCGGGCGCATCAAGGCCGCCGCCGCGCGCGCGAACGCCGACCTCGGGCTGCTCGACGCCGAGATGGCGCAGCGGATCGCCGACGCCGGCGACCGCGTCGCGGCCGGCGAGTTCGACGACCAGTTCCCGATCGACGTCTTCCAGACCGGTTCGGGCACGAGCTCGAACATGAACGCGAACGAGGTGATCGCCGCCCTCGCGGGGGAGGGCGTGCACCCGAACGACCACGTCAACATGGGCCAGTCCTCCAACGACGTGTTCCCGTCGGCGGTGCACCTCGCCGCCCTCGACGGCGCCGTCAACGACCTGCTGCCGTCGATGGAGCAGCTCGCGCGCTCGCTCGAGGCCAAGGCGGCGGCCTTCGACGACGTCGTCAAGTCCGGCCGCACGCATCTCATGGACGCCGTGCCCGTCACGCTCGGACAGGAGTTCGGCGGCTATGCGGCGCAGGTGCGTCAGGGCATCGCGCGCGTGCAGGACGCGCTGCCGCGCCTCGGCCAGATCCCGCTCGGGGGCACCGCCGTCGGCACCGGGCTCAACACGCACCCCGACTTCGCCGCGAAGGTGCGCGGGCTGCTGCACGCCTCCTCCGGCCTGCCCGTTTCGCCTCCGGCGGATCCCTTCGAGTCGCAGGCGGCCCGCGACGGCCTCGTCGAGCTGTCGGGCGCGCTCAAGGTCGTGGCGGTGAGCTACACGAAGATCGCGAACGACCTCCGGCTGATGGGCTCGGGCCCCCGCGCCGGCCTCGCCGAGCTGTTCCTGCCGGAGCTGCAGAAGGGCTCGTCGATCATGCCGGGCAAGGTCAACCCGGTCATCCCCGAGGTCGTGACGCAGGTCGCCGCCCAGGTGATCGGCAACGACGCCGCGATCACGGTCGGCGGCATGCAGGGCCACTTCGAGCTCAACGTCTTCATCCCGGTGATGGCGCGCAACCTGATCCAGTCGATCACGCTGCTCGCGAGCGCCTCACGGCTCCTCGCCGAGAAGTGCGTCGACGGAATCGAGGCGAACCGCGCCCAGTGCGAGCGCTACGCGGAGCTGACGCTGTCGGCCGCCACCGCCCTCAACCCCCACATCGGCTACGACAGGGCCGCCGAGATCGTCAAGACGGCGGCCGCGAGCGGCCGCTCGCTGCGCGAGGTCGCGCGCGAGGCGGGCGTGGAGGAGAGCATCCTCGACGAGGCGCTCGACTACCACACGATGGCCAAGCCGCACGGGTAG
- a CDS encoding trypsin-like serine protease → MRRMLVLFALLGTLLVVAVPASAITDGELDGNGHPYVGLMLAKSAAGEPLWRCSGTLMSERVFLTAGHCTEAPAAGIEIFFAPGPIQVDPNYVSVARGGSGCANTAVTGYPCHGDVGGTPYTHPQYDPNAFYRFDLGVVVLDRPHPMAAYGALPQQDVLDRLKTKRGTQDVTFTAVGYGLQKAFPDAASWKTQADRVRMVAHPRLIQINTGFTGDGSLLLSNNASTGGTCFGDSGGPNFVGASNVVAGVTSFGLNGTCGGTGGVYRVDRADDLGWLSTFGLAP, encoded by the coding sequence ATGCGCAGGATGCTCGTGTTGTTCGCGCTGCTGGGGACGCTGCTCGTCGTCGCCGTTCCGGCGAGCGCGATCACGGACGGAGAGCTCGACGGGAACGGTCACCCGTATGTCGGTCTGATGCTCGCCAAGAGCGCAGCCGGGGAGCCGCTGTGGCGGTGTAGCGGCACGCTCATGTCGGAGAGGGTCTTCCTGACCGCGGGTCACTGCACCGAGGCCCCGGCTGCCGGCATCGAGATCTTCTTCGCGCCGGGGCCGATCCAGGTCGACCCGAACTACGTGTCCGTGGCCAGGGGCGGCAGCGGCTGCGCGAACACCGCCGTCACCGGCTACCCGTGCCACGGCGACGTCGGCGGCACGCCGTACACGCACCCGCAGTACGACCCCAATGCGTTCTACCGCTTCGACCTGGGTGTCGTCGTCCTCGACAGGCCTCACCCGATGGCCGCGTACGGGGCCCTTCCGCAGCAGGACGTGCTCGACAGGCTGAAGACGAAGCGTGGCACGCAGGACGTCACGTTCACCGCGGTGGGGTACGGGCTCCAGAAGGCCTTCCCGGACGCGGCCTCCTGGAAGACCCAGGCCGATCGCGTGCGCATGGTCGCGCACCCGCGGCTGATCCAGATCAACACGGGATTCACGGGTGACGGCTCGCTGCTCCTGTCGAACAACGCCTCGACCGGTGGCACCTGCTTCGGCGACTCGGGCGGCCCGAACTTCGTCGGGGCCTCGAACGTCGTCGCAGGGGTGACCTCGTTCGGGCTCAACGGCACCTGCGGCGGCACGGGGGGCGTCTACCGCGTCGACCGCGCCGACGACCTCGGGTGGCTGTCGACCTTCGGGCTGGCGCCCTAG
- the lipA gene encoding lipoyl synthase, protein METSLPVAERPRRPEWMKVRAPSADGRYFDVKKLIHGASLNTVCEEARCPNIAECWGKGTATFQILGDTCTRACRYCYVHSGKPEREPDPLEPLRLAQAAAQMGLHHVVVTSVDRDDVPDRGAGHFAATIRALKAKLPACSVEVLTPDFLGVEEQALATVIGARPEVFNHNIETVRRLHRRMRGSKASYEGALWLLQRAKEIADYPVLTKSGIIVGLGETNDEVVETMRDLRAHGVDVVTIGQYLQPSSKHAEIDRWVHPDEFRWLREQGEALGFGSVFAGPLVRSSYRADEQKHAADTGRGAVAY, encoded by the coding sequence GTGGAGACCTCGCTCCCCGTCGCCGAGCGCCCCCGCCGCCCCGAGTGGATGAAGGTGCGCGCGCCGAGCGCCGACGGCCGCTACTTCGACGTCAAGAAGCTCATCCACGGGGCGAGCCTCAACACGGTGTGCGAGGAGGCGCGCTGCCCGAACATCGCGGAGTGCTGGGGGAAGGGGACGGCGACGTTCCAGATCCTGGGCGACACGTGCACGCGCGCCTGCCGCTACTGCTACGTCCACTCCGGCAAGCCGGAGCGGGAGCCCGACCCGCTCGAGCCGCTGCGGCTCGCGCAGGCCGCGGCGCAGATGGGCCTCCACCACGTCGTCGTCACGTCGGTCGACCGCGACGACGTGCCCGACCGGGGCGCCGGCCACTTCGCGGCCACGATCCGCGCCCTGAAGGCGAAGCTGCCGGCCTGCTCGGTCGAGGTCCTGACGCCCGACTTCCTCGGCGTCGAGGAGCAGGCGCTCGCGACCGTGATCGGCGCGCGCCCCGAGGTGTTCAACCACAACATCGAGACGGTGCGGCGCCTGCACCGGCGCATGCGCGGGTCGAAGGCCTCCTACGAGGGGGCGCTGTGGCTGCTGCAACGCGCGAAGGAGATCGCCGACTATCCCGTGCTGACGAAGTCCGGCATCATCGTCGGGCTCGGCGAGACGAACGACGAGGTCGTCGAGACGATGCGCGACCTGCGCGCGCACGGCGTCGACGTCGTCACGATCGGCCAGTACCTGCAGCCGTCCTCGAAGCACGCCGAGATCGACCGCTGGGTGCACCCCGACGAGTTCCGCTGGCTGCGCGAGCAGGGCGAGGCCCTCGGCTTCGGCTCGGTGTTCGCAGGCCCGCTCGTGCGCTCGAGCTATCGCGCGGACGAGCAGAAGCACGCCGCCGACACCGGTCGCGGCGCCGTCGCGTACTGA
- a CDS encoding PIN domain-containing protein translates to MRSTLVADTGVVYAALDRDDAAHDACAQLLASGVTVAMPASVAVELDWLARTRGARGASALLLRSILDGSVLVVNLDREDYERALYLMIQYSELPLDLVDASVIAIAERLEQDTIATLDRRHFSVVRPIHIDSFALVP, encoded by the coding sequence GTGAGAAGCACGCTTGTCGCTGATACGGGCGTCGTGTACGCCGCGCTCGACCGGGACGACGCTGCTCATGATGCTTGTGCACAGCTCCTCGCGTCGGGTGTCACCGTCGCGATGCCCGCCTCCGTGGCCGTCGAGCTCGACTGGCTTGCACGCACGCGAGGGGCGCGCGGGGCGTCGGCGCTCCTTCTCAGAAGCATCCTCGACGGATCGGTGCTCGTGGTCAACCTGGACCGCGAGGACTACGAGCGAGCGCTCTATCTCATGATCCAGTATTCGGAACTCCCACTCGACCTCGTCGACGCCTCTGTGATCGCAATCGCGGAGCGCCTGGAACAGGACACGATCGCGACGCTCGACCGCCGGCACTTCTCCGTTGTGCGCCCAATCCACATCGACTCGTTCGCGCTCGTCCCGTGA
- a CDS encoding ribbon-helix-helix protein, CopG family — protein sequence MSRTTIMADEALLDELREIAKDEGISLGEVIRQGLEWRARGRRRVPSFIGAFASGHSDTSARVDELIAEYIREKHACR from the coding sequence ATGAGCCGCACGACGATCATGGCCGACGAGGCCTTGCTGGACGAGCTGCGCGAGATCGCGAAGGACGAAGGCATCTCCCTCGGCGAGGTGATTCGTCAGGGGCTCGAGTGGCGGGCAAGAGGCCGACGGCGCGTCCCCAGCTTCATCGGGGCCTTCGCATCGGGACACAGTGATACGTCGGCGCGTGTGGACGAGCTGATCGCCGAGTACATCCGTGAGAAGCACGCTTGTCGCTGA
- the lipB gene encoding lipoyl(octanoyl) transferase LipB, which translates to MGRAGLTVTGAYLLDAGLVPYAEALDLQRSLAAAVSQRAIPDTVILLEHPPVVTAGRRTDEATELHIPDGTPVDVVETDRGGKSTYHAPGQLVCYPILDLNRHGKDVKKYVRDLEEALLKTLAAFSLEGERIEGLTGVWMTKPPRKIASIGVHVSRWVTTHGYALNVDLDPAPFTEWITACGLEDAQFTTMSRELGRTVSVAEVKPAAVGTLGEVFGLTFETLPADDGAGLWSQPVHEKLAAR; encoded by the coding sequence GTGGGACGAGCCGGCCTGACGGTGACCGGCGCCTACCTGCTCGACGCGGGCCTCGTCCCGTACGCCGAGGCCCTCGACTTGCAGCGCTCGCTCGCGGCCGCCGTCTCGCAGCGGGCGATCCCGGACACCGTGATCCTGCTCGAGCACCCGCCCGTCGTGACGGCGGGTCGTCGCACCGACGAGGCGACAGAGCTCCACATTCCCGACGGCACGCCGGTCGACGTCGTCGAGACGGATCGCGGGGGGAAGTCGACCTACCACGCGCCGGGCCAGCTCGTCTGCTACCCGATCCTCGATCTCAACCGGCACGGCAAGGACGTGAAGAAGTACGTGCGCGACCTCGAGGAGGCGCTGTTGAAGACGCTCGCGGCGTTCTCACTGGAGGGTGAGAGGATCGAAGGCCTGACGGGTGTCTGGATGACGAAGCCGCCGCGAAAGATCGCGTCGATCGGCGTGCACGTCTCGCGCTGGGTGACGACCCACGGCTACGCGCTCAACGTCGACCTCGACCCGGCGCCCTTCACGGAGTGGATCACGGCCTGCGGCCTCGAGGATGCGCAGTTCACGACCATGAGCCGCGAGCTCGGGCGCACCGTGTCGGTCGCCGAGGTCAAGCCGGCGGCGGTCGGGACGCTGGGGGAGGTGTTCGGGTTGACGTTCGAGACGCTGCCGGCCGATGACGGCGCCGGGCTCTGGTCGCAGCCGGTGCACGAGAAGCTCGCCGCCCGCTGA
- a CDS encoding dihydrolipoamide acetyltransferase family protein: MATGTQIDVVMPQMGVSVSEGTITKWLKQPGEAVAQDEPLLEISTDKVDTEVPSPGAGVVAEILVGEGETVEVGTRLAVIVPEGGAAPADAPAAAPAAPAAPAEPAAAAPAPAAAAAPAALPAQAPAGGGNGRTFVSPVVARIAAEHGIDPGAVPGTGTGGRVTKRDILAYVESGAAAAAAAPVTPVAPAPAAAAPAAPATAPAAPAAATPAAPAVPLQQGEVEEPMTAMRRGVMEHMRRSLDTSAHVTSAIEVDMSRVVAARERLKKEYQSAYGVNPTYLAFIARATVDTLKDYPWINAEIRGEKIVTRSYVNLGIAVALEEGKGLIVPVIRNAQDMNLLGMARAIADIAQRARTKKLLPDDVQGGTFTITNPGGYGTFHGTPIISQPQVGILGTYALVKRPWVVQDELGQDVIAIRPLMNITLTYDHRLVDGAYSGAFLRDLRTRLEEWDEPA, from the coding sequence GTGGCAACGGGAACCCAGATCGACGTGGTGATGCCCCAGATGGGCGTCTCCGTGTCCGAGGGAACGATCACGAAGTGGCTCAAGCAGCCGGGCGAGGCGGTGGCCCAGGACGAGCCGCTGCTCGAGATCTCGACCGACAAGGTGGACACGGAGGTGCCGAGCCCCGGGGCCGGCGTCGTCGCGGAGATCCTCGTCGGCGAAGGCGAGACGGTCGAGGTCGGCACACGGCTCGCCGTGATCGTGCCGGAGGGTGGTGCCGCTCCCGCGGACGCGCCCGCCGCAGCGCCCGCAGCGCCCGCAGCGCCCGCAGAGCCCGCAGCGGCCGCCCCGGCTCCCGCAGCAGCGGCCGCGCCGGCTGCGCTTCCGGCACAGGCGCCCGCAGGCGGCGGCAACGGCCGCACGTTCGTCTCCCCGGTCGTCGCGCGCATCGCCGCCGAGCATGGGATCGATCCCGGCGCCGTGCCGGGCACCGGCACGGGCGGCCGCGTCACGAAGAGGGACATCCTCGCCTACGTGGAGTCGGGGGCGGCAGCCGCGGCGGCGGCACCTGTGACGCCTGTGGCACCTGCTCCTGCCGCGGCCGCTCCTGCGGCTCCGGCGACGGCGCCCGCAGCACCCGCGGCGGCTACCCCGGCTGCGCCCGCCGTCCCGCTGCAGCAGGGCGAGGTCGAGGAGCCGATGACGGCGATGCGCCGCGGCGTGATGGAGCACATGCGACGCTCGCTCGACACCTCCGCCCACGTGACGAGCGCGATCGAGGTCGACATGTCGAGGGTCGTGGCTGCGCGCGAGCGGCTGAAGAAGGAGTACCAGTCCGCCTACGGCGTCAACCCGACCTACCTGGCCTTCATCGCCCGGGCGACGGTCGACACGCTGAAGGACTACCCGTGGATCAACGCCGAGATCCGGGGCGAGAAGATCGTCACCCGCTCCTACGTCAACCTCGGCATCGCGGTCGCCCTCGAGGAGGGCAAGGGCCTGATCGTGCCGGTGATCAGGAACGCACAGGACATGAACCTGCTCGGCATGGCGCGCGCGATCGCCGACATCGCACAGCGGGCCCGCACGAAGAAGCTGCTTCCCGACGACGTCCAGGGGGGCACCTTCACGATCACGAACCCGGGCGGCTACGGCACGTTCCACGGCACGCCGATCATCAGCCAGCCGCAGGTCGGCATCCTCGGCACCTACGCGCTCGTGAAGCGGCCGTGGGTCGTGCAGGACGAGCTCGGCCAGGACGTGATCGCGATCCGTCCGCTCATGAACATCACGCTGACCTACGACCACCGCCTCGTGGACGGCGCCTACAGCGGCGCATTCCTGCGCGACCTGCGCACGCGGCTCGAAGAGTGGGACGAGCCGGCCTGA
- a CDS encoding alpha-ketoacid dehydrogenase subunit beta produces the protein MPEKTYLQAISDGLRQEMRRDQRVFVLGEDVGVYGGAFKVTLGFQEEFGPWRVIDMPLSETAIVAGATGCALMGLRPVAEMQFADFVSCAWDHLVTVAAKQRYRAGTPIPIVLRLPSGGGFSGGPFHSQNPESTFAHIPGLKIVCPATPEDAKGLLVSAIEDPNPVLFFEHKHLYRRIKGEVPDERYATPLGKARVHRPGDDVTVVTWGAMVYTAQSAAEKLEADGVSVEVLDLRTLIPWDREAVLASARRTSKVLVLHEDTKTGGFGAEIAATIAEEAFEHLDGPVRRIAAPDAPVPFSPPLEKAYIPQVDDVVAGLRALAAY, from the coding sequence ATGCCCGAGAAGACCTATCTGCAGGCGATCAGCGACGGACTGCGGCAGGAGATGCGCCGCGACCAGCGCGTGTTCGTGCTCGGCGAGGACGTCGGCGTGTACGGCGGCGCGTTCAAGGTGACGCTCGGCTTCCAGGAGGAGTTCGGCCCCTGGCGGGTGATCGACATGCCGCTCTCGGAGACCGCGATCGTCGCCGGCGCGACCGGGTGCGCCCTCATGGGCCTGCGTCCGGTGGCCGAGATGCAGTTCGCCGACTTCGTCTCGTGCGCGTGGGATCACCTCGTCACCGTGGCCGCGAAGCAGCGCTACCGCGCCGGCACGCCGATCCCGATCGTGCTGCGGCTGCCGTCGGGCGGCGGCTTCTCGGGAGGGCCGTTCCACTCCCAGAATCCCGAGAGCACGTTCGCCCACATCCCGGGGCTGAAGATCGTCTGCCCGGCCACCCCCGAGGACGCGAAGGGGCTGCTCGTGAGCGCGATCGAGGATCCGAATCCCGTGCTCTTCTTCGAGCACAAGCACCTGTACCGCCGCATCAAGGGCGAGGTTCCCGACGAGCGCTACGCGACGCCGCTCGGCAAGGCGCGCGTGCATCGGCCCGGCGACGACGTCACCGTCGTCACCTGGGGCGCGATGGTCTACACGGCGCAGAGCGCGGCGGAGAAGCTCGAAGCGGACGGCGTCTCGGTCGAGGTGCTCGACCTGCGCACGCTCATCCCGTGGGACCGCGAGGCGGTGCTTGCCAGCGCGCGGCGCACGTCGAAGGTCCTGGTGCTGCACGAGGACACGAAGACGGGCGGCTTCGGCGCGGAGATCGCGGCGACGATCGCCGAGGAGGCATTCGAGCATCTCGACGGCCCGGTGCGGCGCATCGCGGCGCCGGACGCGCCTGTTCCGTTCTCGCCTCCACTCGAGAAGGCGTACATACCCCAGGTCGACGACGTGGTCGCGGGCCTCAGGGCGCTCGCGGCCTACTAG